A section of the Methanococcoides sp. LMO-2 genome encodes:
- a CDS encoding pyruvoyl-dependent arginine decarboxylase — MIPRKAFVVKGTGVHKDRLASFELALRDGGIEKFNLVTVSSILPPNCEVVSKEEGLAELSPGQIVYCVMARNQTDEPRRQIAAAIGNAVPVKSKDYGYISEHHSFGEDERTAGIYAEDLAATMLATTLGVEFDADSAWEEREQVYKASGYIFDTTHYCQCAQGDENGLWTTVVVAMVFVI, encoded by the coding sequence ATGATCCCCAGAAAAGCATTTGTCGTAAAAGGCACCGGTGTCCACAAGGACAGGCTGGCATCATTTGAGCTTGCATTACGTGACGGTGGGATCGAAAAGTTCAACCTTGTGACGGTTTCCAGCATACTGCCTCCGAACTGTGAGGTGGTCTCAAAAGAGGAAGGGCTTGCTGAGCTAAGCCCGGGGCAGATCGTCTACTGTGTCATGGCAAGGAACCAGACGGATGAGCCAAGGCGCCAGATCGCAGCAGCTATCGGTAATGCGGTTCCTGTAAAGAGCAAGGACTACGGATACATCTCCGAGCACCACTCTTTTGGGGAGGATGAGAGGACCGCAGGTATCTATGCCGAGGATCTGGCAGCAACCATGCTCGCCACAACTCTTGGTGTCGAGTTCGATGCTGACTCTGCCTGGGAAGAGCGGGAGCAGGTCTACAAGGCGAGCGGCTACATATTTGATACCACACACTACTGCCAGTGTGCCCAGGGGGACGAAAATGGGCTCTGGACGACGGTTGTAGTTGCAATGGTATTTGTGATCTGA
- a CDS encoding decarboxylase → MSNSNVPSPKFTLSKKVVLEQYNKVREVVDIPAFSSKTNPRVTPIIEENTDGFLSVHTTNELKHIKDMSRVLFLAQGWTQEIVEDLYNKGIRCFAVDNEFDLDILLSTMEPTDWKITLLIRLKLKEHSLRTERYFVFGMTSDVINERVAQLKDDTHIEQLGVHFHRKTQNVNEWKIQQDIEDVLSEETLEAINILNIGGGLPSEYANTNVDVIGSIFRRLRELREWLHEKDIQLMIEPGRFISAPAGKLITYITGVYDNNIIVNASVYNSDMDAILVPVKLRVEGEVGNNAGEPYVIKGCTPCSMDLFRYRVYLREEPKIGDEITFINAGAYNFTSNFCDLEEIPTEIIE, encoded by the coding sequence ATGAGCAACTCGAACGTCCCTTCACCAAAATTCACATTATCAAAAAAAGTGGTCCTTGAGCAGTACAACAAGGTCAGGGAGGTCGTGGACATCCCTGCCTTCAGCTCCAAGACGAACCCACGGGTCACCCCGATCATCGAGGAGAACACCGACGGCTTCCTGAGCGTGCATACGACCAATGAGCTCAAGCACATAAAGGACATGTCAAGGGTCCTTTTCCTGGCACAGGGCTGGACTCAGGAGATCGTGGAAGACCTCTACAACAAAGGTATTCGCTGTTTTGCAGTTGACAACGAGTTCGATCTGGACATCCTGCTCTCTACCATGGAGCCCACCGACTGGAAGATCACACTACTGATCCGCCTGAAGCTCAAGGAACATTCCCTGAGGACCGAGAGATACTTCGTATTCGGAATGACCTCCGATGTCATCAATGAAAGAGTAGCTCAGCTTAAGGACGATACACACATCGAACAGCTCGGAGTGCATTTCCACAGGAAGACCCAGAACGTCAATGAGTGGAAGATACAGCAGGACATCGAGGATGTGCTCTCAGAAGAAACACTTGAGGCTATCAATATCCTCAACATAGGAGGTGGACTGCCTTCTGAATATGCCAACACCAATGTCGATGTCATAGGCAGCATCTTCAGGCGTCTCAGGGAGCTTCGGGAATGGCTGCACGAGAAGGACATACAGCTCATGATAGAGCCGGGAAGGTTCATCTCGGCTCCTGCCGGGAAGCTCATCACCTACATCACAGGCGTCTATGACAACAACATCATCGTGAACGCTTCAGTCTATAACAGTGACATGGATGCGATCCTTGTCCCTGTGAAACTGAGAGTTGAAGGTGAGGTCGGCAACAATGCAGGCGAACCTTACGTTATCAAGGGATGTACACCATGCTCAATGGACCTGTTCAGGTACCGTGTGTACCTCAGGGAAGAGCCGAAGATCGGTGATGAGATCACGTTCATCAATGCGGGAGCTTACAATTTCACTTCTAACTTCTGTGACCTGGAAGAGATACCCACAGAGATAATAGAATGA
- a CDS encoding metal-dependent transcriptional regulator: MTADRIEEYLETILSLSNNGELSVKNKDVADELGVSQAAVSEMVQKLTDEGLVDHQPYHGIRLTKNGLLQARKLRRKHHVIEKFLSEVLDIDPEVSHNEACGLEHAVSDIVVESMCSFMGSNNINCNPVDEDECCLFKENYVALSDLKEGDSGTVVMMTLPESSKERLTCLGLIAGETVDIKRKQKQGSTSILTRGTEIALGNEIAKKIFVRLGARKRYPRGSGRN, encoded by the coding sequence ATGACTGCAGATCGTATTGAAGAATATCTTGAAACGATACTCTCGCTTAGTAATAATGGCGAGCTTTCTGTTAAGAACAAGGATGTAGCCGATGAGCTTGGCGTATCTCAGGCGGCAGTTTCTGAAATGGTCCAGAAGCTCACGGACGAAGGGCTTGTTGACCACCAGCCATATCATGGGATTCGGCTGACAAAGAACGGCCTCCTGCAGGCAAGAAAACTGAGACGTAAGCATCATGTGATCGAGAAGTTCCTCTCGGAAGTCCTTGACATCGATCCTGAGGTATCTCACAATGAAGCCTGTGGGCTTGAACATGCAGTATCGGACATTGTTGTGGAAAGCATGTGCAGTTTTATGGGCAGTAATAATATCAACTGCAATCCGGTTGATGAGGATGAATGCTGCCTTTTCAAAGAGAACTATGTTGCATTGTCTGATCTTAAGGAAGGTGACAGCGGGACAGTTGTCATGATGACACTGCCTGAATCTTCCAAAGAGCGTCTTACATGCCTGGGCCTGATAGCCGGGGAAACTGTGGATATCAAGCGCAAGCAGAAACAGGGATCCACATCCATCCTGACACGTGGCACCGAGATCGCCCTTGGAAACGAGATCGCTAAGAAGATCTTTGTACGCCTGGGTGCAAGAAAGAGGTATCCGCGCGGAAGTGGTAGA
- a CDS encoding class I SAM-dependent methyltransferase, with protein sequence MTQETPSYTHFSAWDKEYSHVRWGGAAPIEPIRSRIPEGCRILDAGSGKGRHLLPLSNFYDCTGIDVSPTALKASGEYLAKREREAHHAVSSITHLPFADNSFEGIVCFGVLQHLMEDERERAVAEFRRVLRPGGTIFLEVFGIQDMRYGGDAVEPHTFFRQSGIIYHYFTKEEIENLFRDFGILDIKDVITEKKFKGEKHTRHMINGTIQLASEIDAEIC encoded by the coding sequence ATGACACAGGAAACGCCATCCTACACTCATTTCTCGGCATGGGACAAGGAATATTCCCATGTCAGGTGGGGCGGTGCAGCACCGATCGAACCGATCCGCTCCCGCATCCCTGAAGGATGCCGTATCCTTGATGCAGGCTCGGGGAAAGGGCGTCACCTTCTCCCCTTATCTAATTTTTACGATTGCACCGGCATCGATGTATCCCCCACAGCACTGAAAGCCTCAGGGGAATACCTTGCAAAACGAGAACGTGAGGCACACCATGCCGTATCCTCGATCACCCATCTTCCCTTTGCGGACAACAGCTTTGAGGGAATCGTTTGCTTCGGGGTATTGCAGCACCTCATGGAAGACGAACGTGAAAGGGCTGTGGCCGAGTTCAGGCGGGTACTGAGACCCGGAGGTACTATCTTCCTGGAAGTTTTCGGGATACAGGACATGCGATACGGAGGGGATGCCGTTGAACCCCACACATTCTTCCGACAGAGCGGCATCATCTACCACTATTTCACGAAAGAAGAAATAGAGAATCTTTTCCGGGACTTCGGGATACTGGACATCAAAGACGTGATCACAGAAAAAAAGTTCAAAGGCGAGAAACACACCCGCCACATGATAAACGGAACTATTCAACTGGCATCAGAAATAGATGCCGAGATATGCTAA
- a CDS encoding pro-sigmaK processing inhibitor BofA family protein produces MVIEIVVVLVAIIIALLLYKVLKTVKNMVVNTVLGVVLLLIANFALGLEIAFTWVTILVCAIAGVVGAVLIVLLAYLGIYF; encoded by the coding sequence ATGGTAATAGAAATTGTAGTAGTACTGGTGGCTATCATCATAGCTCTTCTTCTGTACAAGGTGCTGAAGACTGTCAAGAACATGGTAGTGAACACCGTATTGGGTGTGGTCCTTCTTCTGATCGCCAACTTCGCACTGGGCCTGGAAATTGCCTTCACGTGGGTCACGATATTGGTCTGTGCAATTGCAGGAGTTGTCGGAGCGGTATTGATAGTGCTTTTAGCATATCTCGGCATCTATTTCTGA
- a CDS encoding deoxyhypusine synthase family protein gives MVKVKDLKWKQDMRVSELVDSYEHIGFQSVELQRASEVIVKMKKDSAKVFLTFTSNMVTSGLRGFFAQLIELGIADVIVTTVGGLEEDIMKATGEDFQIGSFQTDDVELHEKGINRVGNLFIKNESYMNFESLIERILKQLYEKQKHWAVSEMLREIGLMLDDENSILCQAAKNNVPIFCPAITDGAFGFHLYLFQQDHPDFMVDVVKDFGNILFASSFDDRKGVIALGGSISKHHAILSTLLNGGAEYAVYMTTAHRTSGSMSGANTNEAKSWGKVKDESDVATVIGDVSITFPLAMIHALDELAEDGILESLKKTNEDRGVVE, from the coding sequence ATGGTAAAAGTCAAGGACCTAAAATGGAAGCAGGACATGCGAGTGTCTGAGCTTGTCGATTCCTACGAACACATCGGATTCCAGAGCGTTGAGCTCCAGCGGGCATCCGAAGTAATAGTGAAGATGAAAAAAGATTCTGCAAAGGTATTCCTGACATTTACATCCAACATGGTCACCTCAGGTCTGAGAGGGTTCTTTGCCCAACTTATCGAGCTGGGAATTGCAGATGTGATCGTCACCACCGTGGGTGGCCTTGAAGAGGACATCATGAAAGCCACAGGAGAGGATTTCCAGATCGGCTCGTTCCAGACGGATGATGTGGAACTCCACGAAAAAGGCATCAACCGTGTGGGAAACCTGTTCATCAAGAACGAGAGTTACATGAACTTTGAGAGCCTCATCGAGAGGATACTCAAACAACTTTACGAAAAACAAAAACACTGGGCCGTTTCCGAGATGCTTCGCGAAATCGGACTGATGCTAGATGACGAAAATTCCATCCTATGCCAGGCAGCAAAAAACAACGTCCCGATATTCTGTCCGGCCATCACCGACGGTGCATTCGGTTTCCACTTGTACCTGTTCCAGCAGGACCACCCTGATTTCATGGTAGATGTTGTCAAGGACTTCGGAAACATCCTGTTCGCAAGCAGCTTCGATGATCGCAAGGGTGTCATCGCACTTGGCGGATCCATATCAAAACACCATGCCATCCTGAGCACACTCCTCAACGGAGGTGCCGAATACGCAGTATATATGACAACCGCCCACCGCACCTCGGGAAGCATGTCCGGTGCCAATACCAACGAGGCAAAGTCATGGGGGAAGGTCAAGGACGAGAGCGATGTTGCCACTGTCATCGGAGATGTAAGTATCACATTCCCACTTGCCATGATACATGCACTTGATGAGCTGGCAGAGGACGGGATACTGGAAAGCCTGAAAAAGACAAATGAGGACAGAGGAGTGGTTGAATGA
- the lysS gene encoding lysine--tRNA ligase, with protein MAEIKHWAEVVADEALANGTKQKISTGITPSGHIHIGNMREVVTADAAYRMLVEKGAETEFIYMADNFDPLRKVYPFLPESYAEHVGKPISEIPCPCGECDNYAEHFLKPFLEGLEKLGIHPEVYRADQLYKSGKFVEAIKTALIKRDDIAKILKEVSGKDVAPEWSPFNPICQECGKINTAVVTGFDADAETVDYDCSCGHKGTVPMAGGGKLTWRVDWPAKWKMMNVTVEPFGKDHASRGGSYDTGKRIVREIFGHEPPQPIVYEWIMLGKKGAMSSSTGVVVSISDMLKVVPPEVLRYLIMRTKPEKHIKFDPAQPLLTLVDEYERLNAKEDLEGLDKRVLELSHAKGICHTDIPFKHMTTIFQVAHGDFDKIMKIVERAGYDTSNEKCIRELSANVSNWLEMYAPPFAKFSVKDELPEQTATLNDVQKAFLGAFAEIIEASGELTGEDYHNLVYSSKEAGSDLHTKIVEKLGASEEELEINPKEMFKAIYTSVLGQQSGPKAGWFLSSIDQDFLAKRFSEASTYRP; from the coding sequence ATGGCAGAGATCAAACACTGGGCAGAGGTCGTTGCTGACGAAGCCCTGGCAAATGGGACAAAACAAAAGATATCCACAGGAATTACACCCTCCGGACACATCCATATCGGAAATATGAGGGAGGTCGTGACCGCAGATGCAGCATACAGGATGCTTGTGGAAAAAGGTGCTGAGACCGAATTCATCTACATGGCCGACAACTTCGACCCACTCCGTAAGGTCTACCCATTCCTTCCGGAAAGCTATGCAGAACACGTCGGAAAACCAATTTCCGAGATCCCATGCCCCTGTGGCGAATGTGACAACTATGCAGAGCACTTCCTCAAGCCTTTCCTTGAGGGACTTGAGAAGCTCGGGATCCACCCGGAGGTCTACCGTGCAGACCAGCTTTACAAGAGCGGAAAGTTCGTTGAGGCCATCAAGACAGCACTTATCAAAAGGGACGATATCGCTAAGATCCTCAAAGAGGTCTCAGGAAAGGATGTTGCACCTGAATGGAGTCCTTTCAACCCGATCTGCCAGGAATGCGGCAAGATCAACACCGCCGTTGTCACAGGATTCGATGCAGATGCTGAGACAGTGGACTATGATTGTTCCTGCGGTCACAAGGGAACAGTACCAATGGCAGGAGGCGGAAAGCTTACCTGGCGTGTGGACTGGCCTGCAAAATGGAAGATGATGAATGTTACAGTCGAACCATTCGGAAAAGACCATGCATCAAGAGGCGGTTCCTATGACACAGGAAAGAGGATCGTACGCGAGATATTCGGACACGAACCACCACAGCCTATCGTCTATGAGTGGATCATGCTCGGAAAGAAGGGAGCAATGTCATCATCCACCGGTGTCGTGGTATCAATTTCCGACATGCTCAAGGTCGTGCCACCCGAGGTACTGCGCTACCTTATCATGCGCACAAAGCCTGAAAAACACATCAAATTCGACCCCGCACAGCCACTGCTCACCCTTGTGGACGAGTACGAGCGTCTCAATGCGAAGGAAGATCTGGAAGGTCTCGACAAGCGTGTGCTGGAGCTCTCACATGCAAAGGGTATCTGCCACACGGATATCCCGTTCAAACACATGACAACAATCTTCCAGGTGGCACACGGCGACTTCGACAAGATCATGAAGATCGTGGAGCGTGCAGGATACGACACCAGCAACGAGAAGTGCATCAGGGAACTCTCAGCCAACGTTTCCAACTGGCTTGAGATGTATGCACCACCATTTGCAAAGTTCAGTGTAAAGGACGAGCTTCCAGAGCAGACCGCAACACTCAATGACGTGCAGAAGGCATTCCTCGGAGCATTCGCAGAGATCATTGAAGCCAGCGGAGAACTTACAGGTGAGGATTACCACAACCTTGTTTACTCCTCAAAGGAAGCAGGTTCCGATCTCCACACCAAGATCGTAGAGAAACTTGGCGCAAGCGAGGAGGAGCTGGAGATCAATCCAAAGGAAATGTTCAAGGCGATCTACACCTCAGTTCTGGGCCAGCAGTCCGGACCAAAAGCAGGATGGTTCCTGTCATCCATTGACCAGGACTTCCTTGCAAAACGCTTCAGTGAAGCATCAACATACAGACCTTAA